Below is a genomic region from Trichoderma asperellum chromosome 2, complete sequence.
GCGGCCGTGATTACATTTCTGTAGGATTCACTCATTTGACTTTGAGATTAAAACTTCTATTAACAATTTTATAGGACAGGCATTCATATAATGGCGTCTACTTTCCTTTTGCCCGTCGGAGTGGTGCTGTATACACTTGTTGGTGGCATAAAAGCAACGTTTGTACTATATTTGTAAAGCAATCTGAAATCAAAGTTGACAATTATAACTCTAGGTTTCTAACGGACTATATACACACATTTGTCATTGCCATTTTGTGCTCTTATTTGACAACAAAAACGCTCCTCCATCACGATGTCGGCTCTATTGACGGATTGTATGATCTTGTGGCCAAAGCGCAACCTTCACACGAAGTTGATGGAAACTACCAAGGATCACTTCTTACAATGAGCTCCCAACAAGGAATCTTCTTCGCTATAATTCTACTTGTATCAAATTTCGGTGCCGTTATCGTAAGTTTACGCTTCATTATGGAATAAATGCTGAAACTAACATGCATAGATGGATACGAGCTATTTCATCAAAGCGTTTGCCGCATCGCCAAAAGCTGTTGTTCCGGGCTATGTAGTAGGTGGTTTTGCCTACTTTTCCATTCCTTGGAGCCTTGGTACCATCATGGGCCTTGCAGCTTTGGGATTGGAGAGCTCTCCGATATTTCCTACATATCCTCGTGTAAGTTTCGAGTCTTTTTAACAGACTTAATTTGCTCTAACATCTATTCGTCATGGTAGCCAATGAATAACTTAGAAGTCACAAATGGCCTGGTACTTCCTTACATAGCTGTGGCAGTGGCAGGAAAGGGCGGTGCTGTGGCAGTCCTACTTATGACTTTCATGGCAATAACTTCAACCCTGTCTGCCCAAGTTATTGCCGTATCATCTATCTTTACTTTTGACTTTTACAGGACATATATCAACAAAAATGCAGGGAACAAAGATGTCATCAGGTGGAGCCACCTGGGTGTCGTTCTTTTTGCCGCCATCTCTGCTAGTCTTACTGCGGCGTTCAACTACGGTGGCATCAATATGGGCTGGACTCTATATATGATTGGTAAGAGAAATATTCGCTATATTGGACTGCTATCTAATTGTCTTAATTAGGAGTCGTAACATGCCCAGGTATTTTCCCCTTGGTTTTGACCATTCTATGGAACAAACAAAGCGGCTTAGCAGCTGTTGTTTCAGCGGTAACTGGTTTGGCCACCGGTCTTGGCGTCTGGTTGGGTACAGCGCAAGCTTTATTCGGTAAAGTATCCGTTGATTCGACTGGGCAAACACTTCCCTGCCTTTATGGAACTGTCGCATCTGCTCTGAGTCCTTTGCTCTATACAGTTATCCTGTCATTCATTTGGCCGGATAACTATGATTGGACGCGATTTCGGGAAGAAAAACTGCTACTAGATAGCGATACCCAAACCGAAGAGTCGGATagagaagagcaagcccGGCAAGGCAGCAAAGGGGATGTTCTCAGCAGTGCTTCTGAGGTCGTATACGACAAAACAGATCTGAGGTGGAAACGATATGCACTGTTCTGGTCGCTTTTCTCATTCTTTGGTCTTTGGGTTCTCTGGCCGCTGCCAATGTATGGAGCGGAATATATCTTTAGTAAAACTGTGAGTTTCATCCGCTATCATGAAAGAAAATGGTATCTAACCACATCGACAGTTCTTCAGGTCGTGGATTGTGGTGTCGCTTATATGGCTATGGACAAGTCTACTCATACTGGGTGTGTATCCGTTGTGGGATG
It encodes:
- a CDS encoding uncharacterized protein (TransMembrane:9 (i7-29o49-68i89-116o122-140i152-174o180-201i208-228o248-269i327-345o)), translating into MSSQQGIFFAIILLVSNFGAVIMDTSYFIKAFAASPKAVVPGYVVGGFAYFSIPWSLGTIMGLAALGLESSPIFPTYPRPMNNLEVTNGLVLPYIAVAVAGKGGAVAVLLMTFMAITSTLSAQVIAVSSIFTFDFYRTYINKNAGNKDVIRWSHLGVVLFAAISASLTAAFNYGGINMGWTLYMIGVVTCPGIFPLVLTILWNKQSGLAAVVSAVTGLATGLGVWLGTAQALFGKVSVDSTGQTLPCLYGTVASALSPLLYTVILSFIWPDNYDWTRFREEKLLLDSDTQTEESDREEQARQGSKGDVLSSASEVVYDKTDLRWKRYALFWSLFSFFGLWVLWPLPMYGAEYIFSKTVVDCGVAYMAMDKSTHTGCVSVVGW